In Carassius auratus strain Wakin chromosome 36, ASM336829v1, whole genome shotgun sequence, the following are encoded in one genomic region:
- the LOC113055010 gene encoding uncharacterized protein LOC113055010 gives MALKSDSRLSVELSNWCKEAVVEESHAIMLMGVPATTDVACIEEAVETIKAVGRVRVRDSKKGQSPDTVLILCECREVIDPTRIPAELLRAEGEETWRVIVAPVDVPACGFSEKLAKFLHEEGKSMTDLESLFHSASSNAGSPESIIRAVGDLLEKTKPSGDSNAYRRLRMFSGTIPTPSGEENLENWMEQARLMTAECECSEKEKRRRIMESLKGPALDIVKAVRFSSPEASASQYLEALENTFGTSESGEDLYFAFRLLRQFPRESLSDFLRRIEKSLTKVVQKGGLMSHMMDKARIEQLIRGAAFDSDLMLLQLRLRERKDHPPTFLELLNELKTAEENELARRRIGTSVKSINLKTDDNPELEVVKQLRAELQELKANMRDDSAKVPVASMKIDSREKLEKQRVDTHGESEVKELKKQIHKLNKQLEVMSISSTAKPVQTKTRLDYRAMPSRHNEKPMKSKEDFFCYRCGEDGHIATKCNAPENTGKVIQKLVRSLRRAKTEGSRSKEDPVASCGPDCFSKKGLTDVREKECVPMGLVGPVSTISVELNGCPCSALLDSGSQVTIVFEQWHAKYLPQIPIQPLTGLSIWGLSACNYPYKGYILVDVSFPESLIGVKETVPVLALVCPEPQGPQQVPVIIGTNASFFQRLISLGQESGVSDAAHSLRIQSTVSIPCVQHKKWKEEVTDSVEGIVTWMGPGSLSIPQKGEKYVQCKVELKEQMREDILLVEATDENLLPAGVFVPSSVLYSSDIDVDNFKLLVCNETAKDIRIPPGTVMANVFHTDTVTVAQGDQTAVRKLNPNIFNFGNSPIPPNWEERLRKKLSARGNVFSISEWDVGKAKDVTHTIRLNDCTPFRERSRRIAPADIDDVRRHLKDLLAAGIIKESRSPYASPIVIARKKSGAIRMCIDYRTLNSRTVPDQYTTPRIEDALDCLSGSKWFSVLDLRSGYYQIEMAAEDKEKTAFICPLGFYQFERMPQGISGAPATFQRLMERAVGDMHLLQVIVYLDDLIVFGRTLEEHEERLMKVLDRLEEFGLKVSVDKCQFCQPAVKYVGHIVSADGITPDPEKVKAVNEWKIPHDLKSLRSFLGFCGFYRRFIKNYSKIVRPLTELTKGYAPVRSKQKVLPKGKYYQELEPFGERWTEECTEAFHTIIHCLTHTPVLAYADPSKQYILHVDASLQGLGAVLNQEYPEGLRPIAFASRKLSTAEQRYPIHQLEFLALKWAVVDKFHDYLYGTKFKVRTDNNPLTYVLSSAKLNATGHRWLAALATYDFSLQYKPGSQNTDADVLSRYPLDAGQTTEWIDIPRSGVKAICTRATSTYLSDESSDRLVDQLGVDSESIPDLYVCPIHLGTNHQSPLSNSDLRLAQEQDPIIGPVILDVEKGKLPNASKSSNVLETLLRQQGKKLAIRHQLLYRVTNNSFGKEKEQLVLPEKYRNEVLNSLHDESGHLGIERTTELCKDRFYWPHMTREVEKYVKNCGRCIARKTLPQKSAYLNHITSSGPMDLVCIDFLSIEPDSKGVANVLVVTDHFTRYAQAYPARDQKALTVAKILVEKFFVHYGLPARIHSDQGRDFESRLIKELLGILGIRKTRTSPYHPQGDPQPERFNRTLLSMLGTLDAAKKERWSQSVSQLVHVYNCTKSEVTGYSPYYLMFGREARLPIDVHFGNPVDGKGGANYQKYVERMKEDLRHAYKLSLQNAQKTQQRNKRLYDQRVKFRVLEKGDCVLVKNLATTGKQKLQDRWNSVPYLVLEKLQNLPVYRVKPKAGTGGVRTLHRDHLLPIGEEVRINLPAEREEVPRHMVTRSKTVKRTQKKAIRPEVDPESCKCVDITSDSDDGSHCAYYSVEQTVDLGTLSFPSYEREKVKSPARSQKDPAQVEVTGGDLPPDDDVESVSAQMLENLGDSVSDNEINESVNVTREEEQRKVGNRPRRMIKPVQKLSYDALGKSTDRPLTIVYRGMVVKIQESSKVKGTCNTLWCHPMATCEHCVNVHPNLKSEVMLQL, from the coding sequence ATGGCGCTCAAGAGTGATTCACGTTTGTCTGTTGAACTTTCAAACTGGTGCAAGGAAGCTGTAGTTGAGGAAAGCCATGCTATCATGTTAATGGGAGTACCTGCAACAACTGATGTGGCATGTATTGAAGAAGCTGTCGAAACTATAAAAGCAGTAGGCAGAGTGAGAGTTAGAGACTCTAAAAAGGGACAAAGCCCAGATACTGTGTTGATCTTGTGTGAATGCCGTGAAGTGATAGATCCTACCCGCATTCCAGCTGAATTGCTAAGAGCCGAAGGGGAAGAGACATGGAGGGTCATTGTAGCACCTGTTGATGTACCTGCATGCGGGTTTTCTGAGAAATTGGCAAAATTTCTGCATGAGGAAGGAAAATCCATGACTGACTTGGAATCTTTATTCCATTCAGCCAGTTCCAATGCTGGTTCACCCGAGTCCATTATACGTGCAGTTGGGGACCTTCTGGAAAAAACAAAGCCTTCTGGAGACTCCAATGCTTATAGGCGATTGCGTATGTTTTCTGGTACTATTCCTACCCCGTCTGGAGAAGAAAATCTTGAGAATTGGATGGAACAGGCCAGATTAATGACCGCCGAATGTGAGTGTTCAGAAAAAGAAAAGCGACGACGGATAATGGAGAGTTTGAAAGGCCCTGCTCTTGACATTGTGAAGGCGGTAAGGTTTTCAAGTCCTGAGGCTAGTGCTTCACAGTACCTTGAGGCTCTAGAAAATACCTTTGGAACCTCTGAATCAGGGGAAGACCTTTACTTTGCTTTCAGGTTACTGAGACAATTCCCTAGAGAATCTCTGTCTGACTTCCTGAGACGAATAGAGAAATCGTTGACAAAGGTGGTTCAAAAGGGCGGGTTGATGTCTCACATGATGGATAAGGCAAGGATTGAACAGCTAATCAGAGGTGCTGCTTTCGATTCAGACCTGATGTTATTACAGCTGAGGCTACGAGAACGGAAAGACCACCCTCCGACTTTCTTGGAGTTATTGAATGAGTTAAAGACAGCTGAAGAGAATGAACTTGCACGTCGTAGAATCGGAACGTCAGTGAAATCAATAAATCTGAAAACCGATGATAATCCGGAATTGGAAGTAGTAAAGCAACTCCGAGCTGAACTTCAGGAGCTAAAAGCCAATATGAGAGATGATTCAGCCAAAGTTCCTGTTGCATCCATGAAGATAGATTCTAGAGAAAAACTTGAAAAGCAAAGAGTAGATACTCATGGAGAGTCTGAAGTGAAAGagttaaagaaacaaattcacAAGTTAAATAAACAATTGGAGGTGATGAGTATCAGTTCAACTGCTAAGCCTGTTCAAACTAAAACTAGGCTGGACTACAGAGCAATGCCTTCACGACACAATGAGAAACCAATGAAGTCTAAGGAGGATTTCTTCTGTTACCGTTGCGGGGAAGATGGACATATAGCCACTAAGTGTAACGCACCAGAGAATACTGGCAAAGTTATACAAAAGCTGGTGAGATCCCTCAGAAGGGCTAAAACTGAAGGGAGCAGATCAAAGGAAGATCCTGTTGCTTCTTGTGGTCCAGATTGTTTCTCCAAGAAGGGACTAACTGATGTCAGAGAGAAGGAATGTGTGCCTATGGGTCTAGTGGGACCAGTCTCAACCATTTCAGTAGAATTGAATGGATGTCCATGCAGTGCTTTACTTGACAGTGGTTCTCAAGTTACCATTGTTTTTGAACAGTGGCATGCCAAGTACTTACCACAGATTCCCATTCAACCTTTGACTGGATTGTCTATCTGGGGACTAAGTGCCTGTAACTATCCATATAAGGGATACATTCTAGTGGATGTGTCATTTCCTGAGTCACTTATTGGAGTGAAAGAAACAGTACCTGTCTTAGCATTGGTGTGTCCAGAACCACAAGGTCCTCAACAAGTTCCTGTAATCATTGGAACCAATGCAAGTTTTTTCCAAAGACTGATTTCACTTGGCCAGGAGTCAGGAGTATCGGATGCTGCACATTCTCTAAGGATTCAGTCAACTGTTTCAATACCTTGTGTCCAGCATAAGAAATGGAAAGAGGAAGTGACTGACTCAGTTGAAGGGATTGTTACATGGATGGGACCTGGATCCCTATCAATACCTCAGAAGGGTGAAAAGTATGTGCAGTGTAAAGTTGAACTCAAGGAACAGATGAGAGAAGATATTCTCCTAGTAGAAGCCACGGATGAGAACTTATTACCTGCTGGAGTATTTGTCCCATCATCCGTCCTGTATTCATCTGATATAGACGTGGATAACTTCAAATTGCTTGTGTGCAATGAGACTGCGAAAGATATAAGAATTCCTCCAGGGACTGTGATGGCAAATGTTTTCCATACCGACACTGTTACGGTCGCGCAGGGAGATCAGACCGCTGTCAGGAAGCTAAATCCGAATATCTTTAACTTTGGCAATTCTCCAATACCACCTAATTGGGAGGAAAGATTAAGAAAAAAGTTGTCAGCGCGAGGAAACGTGTTTTCTATATCAGAATGGGATGTGGGAAAAGCAAAAGATGTGACTCATACTATCAGGCTGAATGATTGCACGCCTTTCAGGGAGAGATCTAGGCGTATTGCCCCAGCAGACATCGATGATGTGCGCCGTCATCTGAAGGATTTGCTGGCTGCCGGTATAATAAAGGAATCAAGGAGTCCCTATGCGTCACCTATAGTCATAGCTCGTAAGAAGAGTGGTGCTATTAGAATGTGCATTGATTATAGAACTCTGAATTCCAGAACCGTACCGGATCAATATACAACTCCCAGGATAGAGGACGCTCTGGATTGTTTGTCGGGGAGCAAGTGGTTTTCCGTCCTGGACTTAAGGAGTGGTTACTATCAAATTGAAATGGCTGCTGAAGATAAGGAAAAGACGGCATTCATTTGTCCTCTTGGATTCTACCAATTCGAGCGGATGCCGCAAGGGATATCTGGAGCTCCAGCAACGTTCCAACGACTGATGGAGAGGGCAGTTGGAGATATGCACTTGCTACAAGTTATAGTGTATCTAGATGATCTAATTGTTTTCGGAAGAACACTAGAGGAGCATGAAGAGAGGTTGATGAAAGTGCTGGATCGATTGGAAGAGTTCGGGCTCAAAGTGTCTGTTGATAAATGTCAATTTTGCCAGCCGGCTGTAAAATATGTTGGGCATATTGTGTCTGCCGATGGCATAACCCCAGACCCGGAAAAGGTGAAGGCTGTAAATGAATGGAAGATACCTCATGATCTAAAGTCACTGAGATCGTTTCTTGGATTCTGTGGATTCTATCGGAGATTCATTAAGAATTACTCCAAGATAGTACGGCCATTAACGGAACTGACCAAAGGGTATGCCCCAGTGAGGAGTAAACAGAAAGTATTACCTAAAGGTAAATATTACCAAGAGCTGGAACCCTTTGGAGAGCGGTGGACTGAGGAGTGTACAGAAGCCTTCCATACCATTATCCATTGTCTTACTCATACACCAGTACTAGCCTACGCAGATCCATCTAAGCAGTACATATTGCACGTGGATGCCAGCTTACAAGGTCTGGGTGCCGTGTTAAATCAGGAGTACCCTGAGGGGTTGAGACCAATTGCATTCGCCAGTAGGAAGTTGAGTACAGCTGAGCAACGATATCCCATTCATCAGTTGGAGTTCCTGGCTCTGAAATGGGCTGTcgttgacaaattccatgactacCTGTATGGAACAAAATTCAAAGTAAGGACGGACAACAACCCCCTTACATATGTTCTATCAAGTGCAAAGCTCAATGCTACTGGACATAGGTGGTTGGCTGCCTTAGCCACTTATGATTTCAGCCTCCAGTATAAACCTGGTAGTCAGAATACGGATGCCGATGTACTGTCGCGTTATCCTTTGGATGCTGGTCAGACCACAGAATGGATAGATATTCCTAGATCAGGAGTAAAAGCTATCTGTACACGTGCTACTAGTACTTACCTGTCTGATGAGTCGAGTGACAGATTGGTAGACCAGCTGGGGGTCGATTCTGAAAGTATTCCTGATTTGTATGTTTGCCCAATACACTTGGGTACGAACCATCAATCTCCATTGTCTAACTCAGATTTGAGGTTAGCGCAAGAACAAGATCCCATCATTGGTCCAGTGATCCTAGATGTGGAGAAAGGGAAACTTCCCAATGCTTCAAAGAGTTCTAATGTTTTGGAGACATTATTGAGGCAACAGGGTAAGAAGTTGGCCATTCGTCATCAGCTCTTGTACAGAGTAACAAACAACTCTTTTGGGAAAGAGAAAGAGCAGTTAGTCTTGCCGGAAAAATACCGAAATGAGGTCTTGAATTCTCTTCACGATGAGTCAGGTCACCTAGGGATTGAGCGAACCACTGAATTGTGTAAAGACAGATTCTATTGGCCACATATGACTAGGGAAGTGGAGAAATATGTGAAGAATTGTGGAAGATGTATAGCGAGGAAAACTCTGCCACAAAAATCAGCCTACCTGAATCATATTACAAGTAGTGGGCCAATGGACCTTGTTTGCATTGACTTCCTGTCAATTGAACCAGATTCAAAGGGAGTTGCCAATGTACTTGTAGTGACCGACCACTTTACCCGTTATGCGCAAGCATATCCTGCAAGAGATCAGAAGGCGTTAACGGTTGCAAAAATCTTAGTAGAGAAGTTCTTTGTACATTACGGTTTGCCTGCCAGAATTCATTCTGACCAGGGCCGTGATTTTGAGAGCAGACTAATCAAGGAGTTACTTGGAATCCTGGGGATCCGAAAGACGAGAACGTCACCCTACCATCCTCAAGGAGATCCCCAACCAGAGCGCTTCAACCGCACTCTTCTATCCATGTTGGGTACGCTGGATGCTGCCAAGAAAGAAAGGTGGAGCCAAAGTGTGAGTCAGTTAGTACATGTATATAACTGTACTAAAAGTGAAGTAACGGGATATTCTCCTTACTATCTAATGTTTGGAAGAGAAGCTCGTCTACCGATAGATGTGCACTTTGGAAATCCTGTGGATGGAAAGGGGGGAGCAAATTATCAAAAATATGTGGAGAGGATGAAAGAGGATTTAAGACACGCATATAAGTTATCTTTGCAAAATGCGCAGAAGACACAGCAGAGGAACAAAAGACTCTATGATCAGAGAGTGAAGTTCAGAGTGCTTGAAAAAGGAGATTGTGTGCTGGTCAAGAATCTTGCAACGACTGGGAAACAAAAGTTACAAGATCGATGGAACTCCGTACCTTACCTTGTCCTGGAGAAGTTGCAAAATCTGCCTGTGTACAGGGTGAAGCCAAAAGCAGGAACTGGAGGTGTGAGAACTTTGCACCGGGATCACTTGTTGCCAATTGGAGAAGAAGTGAGGATAAACTTACCTGCTGAAAGGGAAGAAGTTCCACGTCACATGGTGACCAGATCCAAAACTGTGAAAAGGACACAGAAAAAAGCAATAAGACCTGAAGTGGACCCAGAAAGTTGTAAATGTGTGGACATAACTTCTGACAGTGACGACGGTAGTCATTGTGCATATTACTCAGTTGAACAAACAGTGGATCTTGGAACACTATCTTTTCCATCCTATGAGAGGGAGAAAGTGAAGAGCCCTGCTAGGTCTCAAAAGGATCCTGCTCAGGTGGAAGTGACTGGAGGAGATTTGCCACCTGATGATGATGTGGAGAGCGTTTCAGCCCAGATGCTGGAGAACTTGGGAGATTCGGTTTCTGATAACGAAATTAATGAATCAGTGAATGTTACAAGAGAAGAAGAACAGAGAAAAGTTGGAAATCGTCCAAGGAGGATGATAAAACCAGTTCAGAAACTAAGTTATGATGCACTTGGGAAATCTACTGATAGACCCTTAACAATCGTATATAGGGGTATGGTAGTGAAAATTCAAGAGTCTTCTAAGGTGAAGGGTACTTGCAATACATTGTGGTGTCACCCAATGGCCACATGTGAACATTGTGTTAATGTGCATCCAAACCTGAAATCTGAAGTTATGCTACAGTTGTAG